The proteins below come from a single Larimichthys crocea isolate SSNF chromosome XIV, L_crocea_2.0, whole genome shotgun sequence genomic window:
- the ppip5k1b gene encoding inositol hexakisphosphate and diphosphoinositol-pentakisphosphate kinase 1 isoform X1, which yields MSEPCHGKTGPVSASGSVSGEGQGRNQRDVPRFVLGCEDDEQDMGQMETGMKNKMYREEDMKDDEDESPSERQIVVGICAMMKKSKSKPMTQILERLCKFDYINVVIFPEEVILEEPVEKWPLCDCLISFHSKGFPLDKAVDYAKLRNPLLINDLNMQYFIQDRREVYRILREEGIDLPRYAVLNRDPDNPEECNLVEGEDHVEVNGEVFPKPFVEKPVCAEDHNVYIYYPTSAGGGSQRLFRKIGSRSSVYSPESSVRKTGSYIYEEFMPTDGTDVKVYTVGIDYAHAEARKSPALDGKVERDSEGKEIRYPVMLTSMEKLVARKVCLAFKQTVCGFDLLRANGHSFVCDVNGFSFVKNSMKYYDDCAKVLGNMVMRELAPQFHIPWSIPMEAEDIPIVPTTSGTMMELRCVIAIIRHGDRTPKQKMKMEVRHPLFFELFDKYGGYKSGKLKLKKPKQLQEVLDIARLLLVELGQHNDCEIEEKKSKLEQLKTVLEMYGHFSGINRKVQLTYLRNGQPKASSEEEDSKKDGPSLLLVLKWGGELTPAGRVQAEELGRAFRCMYPGGQGDYAGFPGCGLLRLHSTYRHDLKIYASDEGRVQMTAAAFAKGLLALEGELTPILVQMVKSANMNGLLDSDSDSLTDCQQKVKARLHEIMQKDQEFTEDDYQKLAPTGSPSLVNSMKVIQNPVKTCDKVYALIQSLTSQIRKRLEDPKSADLQLYHSETLELMLQRWSKLERDFRMKNGRYDISKIPDIYDCIKYDSQHNASLGLEDTLELFRLSRALADIVIPQEYGISKAEKLDIAQAYCVPLMKKIQLDLQRTHEDESVNKLHPLYSRGVMSPGRHVRTRLYFTSESHVHSLLSIFRYGGLLNEEKDWQWKQAMDYLSAVTELNYMTQIVIMLYEDNDKDPSSEERFHVELHFSPGVKGCEDEENIPLGFGFRPASSENQDKKPNQGSLEDLSQDQPDQALPVSEPINIQRRSPMIRNRKTGSMEVLSETSPTQSSKGSTSHRLFPSCSRQSPEIKPTSGLGSLCSGLFSASALGVSCSAPNLRDYVRTHHLLHRKPPLSPGSLPCQVGMFELFSMPAVKRFSVSFARHPTNGFEGCSMVPSIYPLETLHNSLSLKQVDKFLNTVCESSSEAHAKTMKALSSLFDSQSQTSLYSPQQPLSSSGSETSLRPPSQPLWHGSIPSSAVSSAGPSSPITESSGLNFSFSE from the exons ATGTCCGAACCCTGCCACGGAAAAACAGGACCAGTATCAGCATCAGGATCAGTGTCAGGGGAAGGACAGGGGCGGAATCAGAGAGACGTTCCTCGTTTCGTGCTTGGCTGTGAAGATGATGAGCAGGACATGGGCCAAATGGAGACAGGCATGAAGAATAAGATGTATCGAGAAGAGGACATGAAGGATGACGAAGATGAGTCG CCGTCAGAGCGACAGATTGTGGTCGGCATATGTGCCATGATGAAGAAGTCAAAATCCAAGCCCATGACTCAGATCCTGGAGCGCCTTTGTAAGTTTGACTACATCAATGTGGTCATCTTTCCCGAGGAGGTGATCCTGGAAGAACCTGTGGAGAAGTGGCCTCTGTGCGACTGCCTCATCTCCTTCCACTCCAAAG GTTTCCCTCTGGATAAAGCTGTGGACTACGCCAAGCTCAGGAATCCACTACTCATCAATGACCTCAACATGCAGTATTTCATACAGGACAG GAGGGAAGTGTACCGGATCCTACGGGAAGAGGGCATTGACCTGCCTCGTTACGCTGTGTTAAACCGAGACCCCGACAACCCTGAAG AGTGCAACCTCGTGGAGGGGGAGGACCATGTTGAGGTGAACGGGGAGGTGTTTCCTAAACCTTTCGTGGAGAAACCCGTGTGCGCTGAGGACCATAACGTCTACATCTATTACCCTACATCTGCTGGAGGGGGCAGCCAAAGACTCTTCAGAAAG ATAGGGAGTCGGAGCAGTGTGTACTCCCCAGAAAGCAGTGTACGAAAGACTGGCTCCTACATATATGAAGAGTTCATGCCCACAGATGGTACTGATGTGAAG gttTACACAGTTGGTATAGACTACGCCCATGCGGAGGCCCGGAAATCTCCTGCCCTGGATGGAAAAGTAGAGAGGGACAGTGAGGGGAAGGAGATCCGCTACCCTGTCATGCTGACCTCCATGGAGAAGCTAGTGGCTCGCAAGGTCTGCCTGGCCTTCAAG CAAACAGTGTGTGGATTCGACCTGCTCAGAGCTAACGGCCACTCCTTCGTCTGTGATGTGAATGGCTTCAGCTTCGTCAAAAACTCCATGAAGTACTACGACGACTGTGCCAAAGTGCTGGG AAACATGGTGATGAGGGAGTTAGCGCCCCAGTTCCACATCCCCTGGTCCATCCCAATGGAAGCTGAAGACATCCCCATTGTCCCAACAACCTCAGGAACCAT GATGGAGCTGCGCTGTGTTATTGCCATCATCCGTCACGGAGACCGCACACCAAAGCAAAAGATGAAAATGGAGGTCCGACATCCTCT ATTCTTTGAGTTGTTTGACAAGTACGGAGGCTACAAGTCAGGAAAGCTAAAGCTGAAGAAGCCAAAGCAGCTCCAG GAAGTGCTAGATATCGCTCGCCTGCTGCTGGTCGAACTGGGCCAGCACAACGACTGCGAGATTGAGGAAAAGAAATCTAAACTGGAGCAACTCAAGACTGTCCTGGAGAT GTATGGACATTTCTCAGGTATCAACAGGAAAGTCCAGCTGACCTACCTGCGTAACGGCCAGCCAAAAGCCTCAAGCGAAGAAGAAG aTTCGAAGAAGGACGGGCCATCTCTGCTGCTCGTGTTGAAGTGGGGCGGGGAGCTGACGCCTGCAGGCCGGGTTCAGGCTGAAGAACTGGGCAGGGCTTTTCGCTGCATGTACCCTGGAGGCCAAG GTGATTATGCTGGCTTTCCAGGGTGTGGACTCCTGCGCCTGCACAGCACATACCGCCACGACCTGAAGATCTACGCCTCTGATGAAGGAAGGGTACAGATGACAGCCGCTGCTTTCGCGAAG GGTCTGCTGGCTCTAGAAGGGGAGTTGACGCCGATCTTGGTTCAAATGGTGAAGAGTGCCAACATGAACGGACTGCTGGACAGTGACAGCGACTCTCTGACCGACTGCCAGCAGAAGGTGAAGGCCAGGCTGCATGAAATCATGCAGAAGGACCAGGAGTTTACAGAGGATGACTATCAGAAG TTGGCACCCACTGGCAGCCCGTCACTGGTGAACTCAATGAAGGTCATCCAGAATCCAGTCAAAACCTGCGACAAGGTGTATGCCCTCATCCAGAGTCTCACTTCACAGATTCGCAAGAGACTGGAGGACCCCAAGTCTGCAG ACCTGCAGCTTTATCACAGCGAGACGTTGGAGCTGATGTTGCAGCGCTGGTCCAAACTGGAGAGAGACTTCCGCATGAAGAACGGACGATATGACATCAGCAAGATCCCGGACATCTACGACTGCATCAAATACGACTCGCAGCACAACGCCTCGCTCGGACTGGAGGACACGCTGGAGCTGTTCAGGCTGTCCCGGGCCCTGGCTGACATAGTCATACCACAG GAGTATGGCATCAGCAAAGCAGAGAAACTGGACATCGCTCAGGCTTACTGTGTTCCTCTGATGAAGAAAATCCAGCTGGACCTGCAGAGGACCCATGAGGACGAGTCTGTCAACAAGCTGCACCCCCT ATATTCCCGTGGCGTGATGTCTCCCGGTCGTCATGTTCGCACACGTCTCTACTTCACCAGCGAGAGTCACGTTCACTCCCTGCTCAGCATCTTCCGCTACGGAGGGCTGTTGAAT gaggagAAGGACTGGCAGTGGAAACAGGCAATGGACTACCTGAGTGCTGTGACTGAACTCAACTACATGACACAGATAGTTATTATGTTGTATGAAGACAACGATAAG GATCCCTCCTCAGAGGAGCGTTTCCATGTTGAGCTTCACTTCAGTCCCGGAGTCAAAGGGTGTGAAGATGAGGAGAACATACCACTTGGCTTTGGCTTCCGACCAGCGTCCTCAGAG aatcaaGACAAAAAGCCCAATCAGGGCAGTCTGGAGGATCTCTCCCAGGACCAGCCGGATCAGgcacttcctgtctctgagCCGATTAACATCCAGCGAAGGTCCCCGATGATCCGAAACCGCAAGACGGGCTCCATGGAG GTCCTCTCTGAGACCTCTCCCACCCAGTCCTCCAAAGGCTCCACATCCCACCGACTCTTCCCCTCGTGTTCACGCCAGTCTCCTGAGATCAAACCAACCAGTGGCCTAG GCTCGCTCTGCTCTGGCCTCTTCAGCGCCTCCGCCCTCGGGGTGTCCTGTAGCGCCCCCAACTTGCGGGACTACGTCCGcacccaccacctcctccaccgaAAACCACCTCTGTCCCCCGGCAGTCTGCCGTGCCAGGTTGGCATGTTTG AGCTGTTCTCTATGCCGGCAGtaaagagattttctgtgtcgTTTGCCAGGCATCCGACTAATG
- the ppip5k1b gene encoding inositol hexakisphosphate and diphosphoinositol-pentakisphosphate kinase 1 isoform X3, with amino-acid sequence MSEPCHGKTGPVSASGSVSGEGQGRNQRDVPRFVLGCEDDEQDMGQMETGMKNKMYREEDMKDDEDESPSERQIVVGICAMMKKSKSKPMTQILERLCKFDYINVVIFPEEVILEEPVEKWPLCDCLISFHSKGFPLDKAVDYAKLRNPLLINDLNMQYFIQDRREVYRILREEGIDLPRYAVLNRDPDNPEECNLVEGEDHVEVNGEVFPKPFVEKPVCAEDHNVYIYYPTSAGGGSQRLFRKIGSRSSVYSPESSVRKTGSYIYEEFMPTDGTDVKVYTVGIDYAHAEARKSPALDGKVERDSEGKEIRYPVMLTSMEKLVARKVCLAFKQTVCGFDLLRANGHSFVCDVNGFSFVKNSMKYYDDCAKVLGNMVMRELAPQFHIPWSIPMEAEDIPIVPTTSGTMMELRCVIAIIRHGDRTPKQKMKMEVRHPLFFELFDKYGGYKSGKLKLKKPKQLQEVLDIARLLLVELGQHNDCEIEEKKSKLEQLKTVLEMYGHFSGINRKVQLTYLRNGQPKASSEEEDSKKDGPSLLLVLKWGGELTPAGRVQAEELGRAFRCMYPGGQGDYAGFPGCGLLRLHSTYRHDLKIYASDEGRVQMTAAAFAKGLLALEGELTPILVQMVKSANMNGLLDSDSDSLTDCQQKVKARLHEIMQKDQEFTEDDYQKLAPTGSPSLVNSMKVIQNPVKTCDKVYALIQSLTSQIRKRLEDPKSADLQLYHSETLELMLQRWSKLERDFRMKNGRYDISKIPDIYDCIKYDSQHNASLGLEDTLELFRLSRALADIVIPQEYGISKAEKLDIAQAYCVPLMKKIQLDLQRTHEDESVNKLHPLYSRGVMSPGRHVRTRLYFTSESHVHSLLSIFRYGGLLNEEKDWQWKQAMDYLSAVTELNYMTQIVIMLYEDNDKDPSSEERFHVELHFSPGVKGCEDEENIPLGFGFRPASSENQDKKPNQGSLEDLSQDQPDQALPVSEPINIQRRSPMIRNRKTGSMEVLSETSPTQSSKGSTSHRLFPSCSRQSPEIKPTSGLELFSMPAVKRFSVSFARHPTNGFEGCSMVPSIYPLETLHNSLSLKQVDKFLNTVCESSSEAHAKTMKALSSLFDSQSQTSLYSPQQPLSSSGSETSLRPPSQPLWHGSIPSSAVSSAGPSSPITESSGLNFSFSE; translated from the exons ATGTCCGAACCCTGCCACGGAAAAACAGGACCAGTATCAGCATCAGGATCAGTGTCAGGGGAAGGACAGGGGCGGAATCAGAGAGACGTTCCTCGTTTCGTGCTTGGCTGTGAAGATGATGAGCAGGACATGGGCCAAATGGAGACAGGCATGAAGAATAAGATGTATCGAGAAGAGGACATGAAGGATGACGAAGATGAGTCG CCGTCAGAGCGACAGATTGTGGTCGGCATATGTGCCATGATGAAGAAGTCAAAATCCAAGCCCATGACTCAGATCCTGGAGCGCCTTTGTAAGTTTGACTACATCAATGTGGTCATCTTTCCCGAGGAGGTGATCCTGGAAGAACCTGTGGAGAAGTGGCCTCTGTGCGACTGCCTCATCTCCTTCCACTCCAAAG GTTTCCCTCTGGATAAAGCTGTGGACTACGCCAAGCTCAGGAATCCACTACTCATCAATGACCTCAACATGCAGTATTTCATACAGGACAG GAGGGAAGTGTACCGGATCCTACGGGAAGAGGGCATTGACCTGCCTCGTTACGCTGTGTTAAACCGAGACCCCGACAACCCTGAAG AGTGCAACCTCGTGGAGGGGGAGGACCATGTTGAGGTGAACGGGGAGGTGTTTCCTAAACCTTTCGTGGAGAAACCCGTGTGCGCTGAGGACCATAACGTCTACATCTATTACCCTACATCTGCTGGAGGGGGCAGCCAAAGACTCTTCAGAAAG ATAGGGAGTCGGAGCAGTGTGTACTCCCCAGAAAGCAGTGTACGAAAGACTGGCTCCTACATATATGAAGAGTTCATGCCCACAGATGGTACTGATGTGAAG gttTACACAGTTGGTATAGACTACGCCCATGCGGAGGCCCGGAAATCTCCTGCCCTGGATGGAAAAGTAGAGAGGGACAGTGAGGGGAAGGAGATCCGCTACCCTGTCATGCTGACCTCCATGGAGAAGCTAGTGGCTCGCAAGGTCTGCCTGGCCTTCAAG CAAACAGTGTGTGGATTCGACCTGCTCAGAGCTAACGGCCACTCCTTCGTCTGTGATGTGAATGGCTTCAGCTTCGTCAAAAACTCCATGAAGTACTACGACGACTGTGCCAAAGTGCTGGG AAACATGGTGATGAGGGAGTTAGCGCCCCAGTTCCACATCCCCTGGTCCATCCCAATGGAAGCTGAAGACATCCCCATTGTCCCAACAACCTCAGGAACCAT GATGGAGCTGCGCTGTGTTATTGCCATCATCCGTCACGGAGACCGCACACCAAAGCAAAAGATGAAAATGGAGGTCCGACATCCTCT ATTCTTTGAGTTGTTTGACAAGTACGGAGGCTACAAGTCAGGAAAGCTAAAGCTGAAGAAGCCAAAGCAGCTCCAG GAAGTGCTAGATATCGCTCGCCTGCTGCTGGTCGAACTGGGCCAGCACAACGACTGCGAGATTGAGGAAAAGAAATCTAAACTGGAGCAACTCAAGACTGTCCTGGAGAT GTATGGACATTTCTCAGGTATCAACAGGAAAGTCCAGCTGACCTACCTGCGTAACGGCCAGCCAAAAGCCTCAAGCGAAGAAGAAG aTTCGAAGAAGGACGGGCCATCTCTGCTGCTCGTGTTGAAGTGGGGCGGGGAGCTGACGCCTGCAGGCCGGGTTCAGGCTGAAGAACTGGGCAGGGCTTTTCGCTGCATGTACCCTGGAGGCCAAG GTGATTATGCTGGCTTTCCAGGGTGTGGACTCCTGCGCCTGCACAGCACATACCGCCACGACCTGAAGATCTACGCCTCTGATGAAGGAAGGGTACAGATGACAGCCGCTGCTTTCGCGAAG GGTCTGCTGGCTCTAGAAGGGGAGTTGACGCCGATCTTGGTTCAAATGGTGAAGAGTGCCAACATGAACGGACTGCTGGACAGTGACAGCGACTCTCTGACCGACTGCCAGCAGAAGGTGAAGGCCAGGCTGCATGAAATCATGCAGAAGGACCAGGAGTTTACAGAGGATGACTATCAGAAG TTGGCACCCACTGGCAGCCCGTCACTGGTGAACTCAATGAAGGTCATCCAGAATCCAGTCAAAACCTGCGACAAGGTGTATGCCCTCATCCAGAGTCTCACTTCACAGATTCGCAAGAGACTGGAGGACCCCAAGTCTGCAG ACCTGCAGCTTTATCACAGCGAGACGTTGGAGCTGATGTTGCAGCGCTGGTCCAAACTGGAGAGAGACTTCCGCATGAAGAACGGACGATATGACATCAGCAAGATCCCGGACATCTACGACTGCATCAAATACGACTCGCAGCACAACGCCTCGCTCGGACTGGAGGACACGCTGGAGCTGTTCAGGCTGTCCCGGGCCCTGGCTGACATAGTCATACCACAG GAGTATGGCATCAGCAAAGCAGAGAAACTGGACATCGCTCAGGCTTACTGTGTTCCTCTGATGAAGAAAATCCAGCTGGACCTGCAGAGGACCCATGAGGACGAGTCTGTCAACAAGCTGCACCCCCT ATATTCCCGTGGCGTGATGTCTCCCGGTCGTCATGTTCGCACACGTCTCTACTTCACCAGCGAGAGTCACGTTCACTCCCTGCTCAGCATCTTCCGCTACGGAGGGCTGTTGAAT gaggagAAGGACTGGCAGTGGAAACAGGCAATGGACTACCTGAGTGCTGTGACTGAACTCAACTACATGACACAGATAGTTATTATGTTGTATGAAGACAACGATAAG GATCCCTCCTCAGAGGAGCGTTTCCATGTTGAGCTTCACTTCAGTCCCGGAGTCAAAGGGTGTGAAGATGAGGAGAACATACCACTTGGCTTTGGCTTCCGACCAGCGTCCTCAGAG aatcaaGACAAAAAGCCCAATCAGGGCAGTCTGGAGGATCTCTCCCAGGACCAGCCGGATCAGgcacttcctgtctctgagCCGATTAACATCCAGCGAAGGTCCCCGATGATCCGAAACCGCAAGACGGGCTCCATGGAG GTCCTCTCTGAGACCTCTCCCACCCAGTCCTCCAAAGGCTCCACATCCCACCGACTCTTCCCCTCGTGTTCACGCCAGTCTCCTGAGATCAAACCAACCAGTGGCCTAG AGCTGTTCTCTATGCCGGCAGtaaagagattttctgtgtcgTTTGCCAGGCATCCGACTAATG
- the ppip5k1b gene encoding inositol hexakisphosphate and diphosphoinositol-pentakisphosphate kinase 2 isoform X5 has product MSEPCHGKTGPVSASGSVSGEGQGRNQRDVPRFVLGCEDDEQDMGQMETGMKNKMYREEDMKDDEDESPSERQIVVGICAMMKKSKSKPMTQILERLCKFDYINVVIFPEEVILEEPVEKWPLCDCLISFHSKGFPLDKAVDYAKLRNPLLINDLNMQYFIQDRREVYRILREEGIDLPRYAVLNRDPDNPEECNLVEGEDHVEVNGEVFPKPFVEKPVCAEDHNVYIYYPTSAGGGSQRLFRKIGSRSSVYSPESSVRKTGSYIYEEFMPTDGTDVKVYTVGIDYAHAEARKSPALDGKVERDSEGKEIRYPVMLTSMEKLVARKVCLAFKQTVCGFDLLRANGHSFVCDVNGFSFVKNSMKYYDDCAKVLGNMVMRELAPQFHIPWSIPMEAEDIPIVPTTSGTMMELRCVIAIIRHGDRTPKQKMKMEVRHPLFFELFDKYGGYKSGKLKLKKPKQLQEVLDIARLLLVELGQHNDCEIEEKKSKLEQLKTVLEMYGHFSGINRKVQLTYLRNGQPKASSEEEDSKKDGPSLLLVLKWGGELTPAGRVQAEELGRAFRCMYPGGQGDYAGFPGCGLLRLHSTYRHDLKIYASDEGRVQMTAAAFAKGLLALEGELTPILVQMVKSANMNGLLDSDSDSLTDCQQKVKARLHEIMQKDQEFTEDDYQKLAPTGSPSLVNSMKVIQNPVKTCDKVYALIQSLTSQIRKRLEDPKSADLQLYHSETLELMLQRWSKLERDFRMKNGRYDISKIPDIYDCIKYDSQHNASLGLEDTLELFRLSRALADIVIPQEYGISKAEKLDIAQAYCVPLMKKIQLDLQRTHEDESVNKLHPLYSRGVMSPGRHVRTRLYFTSESHVHSLLSIFRYGGLLNEEKDWQWKQAMDYLSAVTELNYMTQIVIMLYEDNDKDPSSEERFHVELHFSPGVKGCEDEENIPLGFGFRPASSENQDKKPNQGSLEDLSQDQPDQALPVSEPINIQRRSPMIRNRKTGSMEARSALASSAPPPSGCPVAPPTCGTTSAPTTSSTENHLCPPAVCRARLACLSCSLCRQ; this is encoded by the exons ATGTCCGAACCCTGCCACGGAAAAACAGGACCAGTATCAGCATCAGGATCAGTGTCAGGGGAAGGACAGGGGCGGAATCAGAGAGACGTTCCTCGTTTCGTGCTTGGCTGTGAAGATGATGAGCAGGACATGGGCCAAATGGAGACAGGCATGAAGAATAAGATGTATCGAGAAGAGGACATGAAGGATGACGAAGATGAGTCG CCGTCAGAGCGACAGATTGTGGTCGGCATATGTGCCATGATGAAGAAGTCAAAATCCAAGCCCATGACTCAGATCCTGGAGCGCCTTTGTAAGTTTGACTACATCAATGTGGTCATCTTTCCCGAGGAGGTGATCCTGGAAGAACCTGTGGAGAAGTGGCCTCTGTGCGACTGCCTCATCTCCTTCCACTCCAAAG GTTTCCCTCTGGATAAAGCTGTGGACTACGCCAAGCTCAGGAATCCACTACTCATCAATGACCTCAACATGCAGTATTTCATACAGGACAG GAGGGAAGTGTACCGGATCCTACGGGAAGAGGGCATTGACCTGCCTCGTTACGCTGTGTTAAACCGAGACCCCGACAACCCTGAAG AGTGCAACCTCGTGGAGGGGGAGGACCATGTTGAGGTGAACGGGGAGGTGTTTCCTAAACCTTTCGTGGAGAAACCCGTGTGCGCTGAGGACCATAACGTCTACATCTATTACCCTACATCTGCTGGAGGGGGCAGCCAAAGACTCTTCAGAAAG ATAGGGAGTCGGAGCAGTGTGTACTCCCCAGAAAGCAGTGTACGAAAGACTGGCTCCTACATATATGAAGAGTTCATGCCCACAGATGGTACTGATGTGAAG gttTACACAGTTGGTATAGACTACGCCCATGCGGAGGCCCGGAAATCTCCTGCCCTGGATGGAAAAGTAGAGAGGGACAGTGAGGGGAAGGAGATCCGCTACCCTGTCATGCTGACCTCCATGGAGAAGCTAGTGGCTCGCAAGGTCTGCCTGGCCTTCAAG CAAACAGTGTGTGGATTCGACCTGCTCAGAGCTAACGGCCACTCCTTCGTCTGTGATGTGAATGGCTTCAGCTTCGTCAAAAACTCCATGAAGTACTACGACGACTGTGCCAAAGTGCTGGG AAACATGGTGATGAGGGAGTTAGCGCCCCAGTTCCACATCCCCTGGTCCATCCCAATGGAAGCTGAAGACATCCCCATTGTCCCAACAACCTCAGGAACCAT GATGGAGCTGCGCTGTGTTATTGCCATCATCCGTCACGGAGACCGCACACCAAAGCAAAAGATGAAAATGGAGGTCCGACATCCTCT ATTCTTTGAGTTGTTTGACAAGTACGGAGGCTACAAGTCAGGAAAGCTAAAGCTGAAGAAGCCAAAGCAGCTCCAG GAAGTGCTAGATATCGCTCGCCTGCTGCTGGTCGAACTGGGCCAGCACAACGACTGCGAGATTGAGGAAAAGAAATCTAAACTGGAGCAACTCAAGACTGTCCTGGAGAT GTATGGACATTTCTCAGGTATCAACAGGAAAGTCCAGCTGACCTACCTGCGTAACGGCCAGCCAAAAGCCTCAAGCGAAGAAGAAG aTTCGAAGAAGGACGGGCCATCTCTGCTGCTCGTGTTGAAGTGGGGCGGGGAGCTGACGCCTGCAGGCCGGGTTCAGGCTGAAGAACTGGGCAGGGCTTTTCGCTGCATGTACCCTGGAGGCCAAG GTGATTATGCTGGCTTTCCAGGGTGTGGACTCCTGCGCCTGCACAGCACATACCGCCACGACCTGAAGATCTACGCCTCTGATGAAGGAAGGGTACAGATGACAGCCGCTGCTTTCGCGAAG GGTCTGCTGGCTCTAGAAGGGGAGTTGACGCCGATCTTGGTTCAAATGGTGAAGAGTGCCAACATGAACGGACTGCTGGACAGTGACAGCGACTCTCTGACCGACTGCCAGCAGAAGGTGAAGGCCAGGCTGCATGAAATCATGCAGAAGGACCAGGAGTTTACAGAGGATGACTATCAGAAG TTGGCACCCACTGGCAGCCCGTCACTGGTGAACTCAATGAAGGTCATCCAGAATCCAGTCAAAACCTGCGACAAGGTGTATGCCCTCATCCAGAGTCTCACTTCACAGATTCGCAAGAGACTGGAGGACCCCAAGTCTGCAG ACCTGCAGCTTTATCACAGCGAGACGTTGGAGCTGATGTTGCAGCGCTGGTCCAAACTGGAGAGAGACTTCCGCATGAAGAACGGACGATATGACATCAGCAAGATCCCGGACATCTACGACTGCATCAAATACGACTCGCAGCACAACGCCTCGCTCGGACTGGAGGACACGCTGGAGCTGTTCAGGCTGTCCCGGGCCCTGGCTGACATAGTCATACCACAG GAGTATGGCATCAGCAAAGCAGAGAAACTGGACATCGCTCAGGCTTACTGTGTTCCTCTGATGAAGAAAATCCAGCTGGACCTGCAGAGGACCCATGAGGACGAGTCTGTCAACAAGCTGCACCCCCT ATATTCCCGTGGCGTGATGTCTCCCGGTCGTCATGTTCGCACACGTCTCTACTTCACCAGCGAGAGTCACGTTCACTCCCTGCTCAGCATCTTCCGCTACGGAGGGCTGTTGAAT gaggagAAGGACTGGCAGTGGAAACAGGCAATGGACTACCTGAGTGCTGTGACTGAACTCAACTACATGACACAGATAGTTATTATGTTGTATGAAGACAACGATAAG GATCCCTCCTCAGAGGAGCGTTTCCATGTTGAGCTTCACTTCAGTCCCGGAGTCAAAGGGTGTGAAGATGAGGAGAACATACCACTTGGCTTTGGCTTCCGACCAGCGTCCTCAGAG aatcaaGACAAAAAGCCCAATCAGGGCAGTCTGGAGGATCTCTCCCAGGACCAGCCGGATCAGgcacttcctgtctctgagCCGATTAACATCCAGCGAAGGTCCCCGATGATCCGAAACCGCAAGACGGGCTCCATGGAG GCTCGCTCTGCTCTGGCCTCTTCAGCGCCTCCGCCCTCGGGGTGTCCTGTAGCGCCCCCAACTTGCGGGACTACGTCCGcacccaccacctcctccaccgaAAACCACCTCTGTCCCCCGGCAGTCTGCCGTGCCAGGTTGGCATGTTTG AGCTGTTCTCTATGCCGGCAGtaa